In one Halorubrum sp. CBA1229 genomic region, the following are encoded:
- a CDS encoding metal ABC transporter permease, producing MWSDGLGWVGDRLGIPMLEYVFMHHAFLVGALIAVMAPLIGTFLVHRQLALIGDALAHTAFAGVAVGLFVNSVLGTGISPYVTAVIVAVIAALAIELIAETTDAYNDVSMAIVLSTGFALGAVLISLNTGGLAVGINQYLFGNLSTVSRENAVLLVVLFAIVALVVTVTYKQLLYVTFDETAARVAGINVPWYNRLMTTLTALVVVGAMQIMGVILVAAMLVVPVAAAAQLARGFREALLASVVLAQIAVVAGITLSFNYNTTAGGTIVLVAVGVYIAAVLAGKVQSRRAGDEVPERADGAEPAGGVGESVADGVDPAERSTSD from the coding sequence CTGTGGAGCGACGGGCTCGGATGGGTCGGCGACCGACTCGGGATCCCCATGCTGGAGTACGTCTTCATGCACCACGCGTTCCTCGTGGGCGCGCTCATCGCGGTGATGGCGCCGCTGATCGGCACCTTCCTCGTCCACCGGCAGCTCGCGCTCATCGGCGACGCGCTCGCGCACACCGCCTTCGCGGGCGTCGCCGTCGGGCTGTTCGTCAACTCGGTGCTCGGCACGGGGATCTCGCCGTACGTCACCGCCGTCATCGTCGCCGTGATCGCCGCCTTAGCGATCGAGCTGATCGCTGAGACCACCGACGCGTACAACGACGTCTCGATGGCGATCGTGCTCTCGACCGGGTTCGCGCTCGGCGCGGTCCTCATCAGCTTAAATACCGGCGGGCTCGCGGTCGGCATCAACCAGTACCTGTTCGGGAACCTCTCGACCGTCTCGCGGGAGAACGCCGTCCTGCTGGTCGTTCTCTTCGCGATCGTCGCGCTCGTCGTCACGGTCACGTACAAGCAGCTGCTGTACGTCACCTTCGACGAGACGGCCGCCAGGGTCGCCGGCATCAACGTTCCCTGGTACAACCGCCTGATGACGACGCTGACCGCCCTCGTCGTCGTCGGTGCGATGCAGATCATGGGCGTCATCCTCGTCGCGGCGATGCTCGTCGTCCCCGTGGCGGCCGCCGCCCAGCTGGCTCGGGGATTCCGTGAGGCGCTGCTGGCGTCCGTCGTGCTGGCGCAGATCGCGGTGGTCGCCGGGATCACGCTCTCGTTCAACTACAACACGACCGCCGGGGGCACCATCGTCCTCGTCGCCGTCGGCGTCTACATCGCCGCGGTGCTCGCCGGGAAGGTCCAGTCGCGACGCGCGGGCGACGAGGTCCCCGAGCGCGCCGATGGCGCCGAGCCGGCGGGGGGCGTGGGCGAGAGCGTGGCAGACGGTGTCGACCCCGCCGAGCGGTCGACGAGCGACTAG
- a CDS encoding metal ABC transporter ATP-binding protein, with translation MSEATAAERSAATDGKPLVDVRGLTFGYAATPVVEDVNLRVDRGEYVGIVGPNGSGKSTLLRLILGLHEADAGSAELLGHPARAFSERERVGYVAQDVTEDEKRMPITVAEVVLMGRFPHAGFGRVTAADRDRARDALETVGIEHLADRKITALSGGQRQRAYIARALAGEAELLVLDEPTVGVDAESVDAFFDLLDGLVADGLTVLLVEHDIGAVIEHASRVVCLNREVYFDGDPAAFAESDALARAYGTNVQLEEGGIVT, from the coding sequence ATGAGCGAGGCGACCGCCGCCGAGCGCTCCGCCGCGACCGACGGGAAACCCCTCGTTGACGTCCGCGGGCTGACGTTCGGCTACGCCGCGACGCCGGTCGTCGAAGACGTGAACCTACGGGTCGACCGCGGCGAGTACGTCGGGATCGTCGGGCCGAACGGCTCCGGCAAGAGCACCCTGCTCCGCCTGATCTTGGGCCTCCACGAGGCCGACGCGGGGTCGGCCGAGCTGCTCGGTCATCCCGCCCGGGCGTTCTCCGAGCGCGAGCGCGTCGGCTACGTCGCCCAGGACGTGACGGAAGACGAGAAGCGGATGCCGATCACGGTGGCCGAAGTCGTCCTGATGGGGCGGTTCCCGCACGCCGGCTTCGGCCGCGTGACCGCCGCCGACCGCGACCGCGCCCGCGACGCGCTGGAAACGGTCGGGATCGAGCACCTTGCCGATCGGAAGATCACCGCGCTCTCGGGCGGGCAGCGTCAGCGGGCGTACATCGCCCGTGCGCTCGCCGGCGAGGCGGAGCTGCTGGTTCTGGACGAGCCGACCGTCGGCGTGGACGCCGAGTCGGTCGACGCCTTCTTCGACCTCCTCGACGGGCTCGTCGCGGACGGGCTCACCGTCCTGCTCGTCGAACACGACATCGGCGCCGTCATCGAGCACGCCTCGCGCGTTGTCTGTCTCAACCGCGAGGTGTACTTCGACGGCGACCCGGCGGCGTTCGCCGAGAGCGACGCGCTCGCCCGCGCTTACGGGACGAACGTGCAGCTCGAAGAGGGAGGGATCGTCACGTGA